The genomic DNA GGCGGACAAAGCCGCCTGCTGGGCTCCTCCTACGAGGTGCCCGCGTTCTCCCTGGTCGCTGGCCCCTGGGGAATCGGAGTGGGACATATCCAGGTCAACGCTCGGCCCTCGTTGAACCCCCCGCCCGTCCACTTCTCCTTGCGGCACGTCGCGCCGGACACATTGGAACCCCTACGAAACGAGACGCTCACCGCCTCGATATGTCCCCGCGGCATGGGCACCTGCCTGCCCGGACGGATCCACCAGGCGGAGCTCGCCCTGACGGAAGGCACGCTCGTGGTCAAGGGCACCAAATCCGGAAGCATCCCCGGGGAGATTGGGGAAGGCACCCAGTTCACGGCCACCTACCCGCATTTCTTCACCACGAGGACGTCCCCCACGGTGTTGGCCCCACCGGATGAAAACGGCTCCTACGCCAGCATCGAATGGTCGGGCTGCCACTTCTTCGTATGGGCCATTCCCACGGACACCTGGGGGCAGGGCAACGCCGGGGAACACGCCATCTATCTCACCCGGATGCCGTACAGGCGTGAATGCCCTTGGGGAATGGAAAGCAAGCTCATCGAGCGCACCTACCGGCCAGGGCCACTCGCGCTCGTGGGCGGCATGTCGGGCCTCGCGGTCGGCTACAAGCGGCAGCAGTCCGCCTCCGACGCCGCCCCTGTCTCCTTGCGCATCCTCCAGTTGACCTGGAACTCGCTCCAGGCGGCACGCGAGGAAAGCCTGGAGGTGCGCAAGGACGAAGGCGGGCGCGGCCGCCCCGGCTCCATCTCCCTCGTCCATCTGTCCATCACCCGGAACGAAGCGCTCGTGGTGCTCGGCCACAAGGACGGAGCCTTCGTGGGAGAGAAAGGCAGCCCTTCCCACTTCCAGGTCTCCTTCGAGGATTTCTTCACCAGTACCCGGCCCCCCACGTTTGGCGACTTCTGAGCGGCCCGCCCGACCGACCCTGTAAAACCAGGAAAAGGTTCGAGACCCGAAAGAACCGGTGCTATGACGGAAGCCCTACCGCCGAAAGGATGGTTTCCACATGTATCGGTTCCTCGTTGGGATGGGTGTGCTCGCGATGTTGGGAGTGGCTCCAGAGGCGAACGCCAGACGTGCGCCGGAGACCCTCACGCTGTCCAACAAGCAGTTGCTGATCAACGGCAAGCCCTTCATCGCCAAGGGCGTCAACTACCACCCCGTTCCCAGGACGGGCGCCAGCAACTGGCCCGATGACTGGACCATGAACCGCGCCGTGGCCTTCAGCGACCTGGCCAAGATGAAGGAGATGGGCGTCAATACCATCCGCGTCTATGTCCTGTACGATCGGCTGTTCCAGAACTGGGACGAGCAGAACGATCCCTCGACCGACCCGGGCCGGGTCGACCAGTCGGTGCTCGCCAACTACCGCGCCGTCCTGGACGAAGCCGATCGGCAGGGCATCTACGTCATCATGAATTACTTCCTGCCCACCGGCGTGGACTACCGCGCGGGGCAGCAGGTGAAGTTCAACAAGGACGCGCGCACGCGGCACAAGCTGCGCTTCCGCAACATCATCAACGTGTTCAAGAACCGCACCGAGTTCCCGATGGTCCTGATGTGGGCCTTCGGCAACGAGAACAACTTCGAATGGAACCGCGGGCCGCTGACGTCCGAGGCGATGTTCGACTTCTATGGCGAGGCGATCCGCGAGGCCGATCAGCAGGCCGATGCGGCGCATCCCTACACGGTGGTCATCGGGGACAACCCCCAACTGGACATCCACAACACCAGCCTGCTCAACCGGGCGCCCCTGGTGGATATCTGGTCCATCAACATGTACAACACGGAGCAGGGCTTCAGGAACATCATCCAGGGCTACTCGCTCAACAAGCCGCTCCTGTTCACGGAGTTTGGCTATGACGCCTGCCAGCACAACAAGGGGTGTGACTTCTCCAACCCGGAGGGCCGTGGCAGCGCGGAGGCCCAACAACAGCAGGCCCTCTTCTACAAGAGCCGCTGGGAGAACGCGATGCTGCCCAACCTCAGCGCCCGGAGCACCACCAACAAGCTGCTCGGCGGCGTGGTGTTCGAGTGGAATGACGAGTGGTGGAAGGACGGAAGCGGACCCCGCGACGTCCACAACACCGGCGGCTACGCCAACGCCAACCTCGTCCCCGATTGCTTCATGAACGAGGAATGGTTCGGACTGTCCACCGCCCTCAAGGAGGGTGAGACCAGTGGACGCTATTACCGGTCCGCGTTCAGCGAGCTCAAGCGGATGTGGAGCACCCTGTCCCTGACGTCCGCCGAGTAGGCTCCCTCACGGGCGCCGTCCGAAGTGGAACGAGAGGTAACCGTCACGCACCGCGGCCGGGGCTCCTTCCTGGAGCAACGTCCGCGCCTTCGTGACGACCGCGAGCGCTTCATCGAGGGACACCTCGCCCGAGCGCAGGGCGCCGAATAGCAGGCACTCGTAACGGCGGCACGCGAGCGGCCGTTGCGAGTAGACCTGACACACCGTGCCCGAGAGCGCCGCGCACCGCTGAGGCACGTGACGGCCCCCCTTGTCGTTCGTCACCACCGCGAGGGTGTCCTCGGGAACGACCTCCGTGGGCGACAGGGGAACGCGCGCGAACAGGGTGCCGTCGCAGCACAACCCACAGGCGCGGCAGAGAGTCTCCAGCGACATGGCGTGGCAGCGTACCCGGCGCCTCCTCTCGCGCCAACGCGAAGCAAGGGCTCGAAAGCCGGCTCGCCATCCCTGCCCAGCCACGACCGAAATACTTCGACATGTCCCGGCGCCGAATAGCCCCCTGGCCGCATCGTCAGAAGGAGCACAACACGGAGCGAGCGGCATTCTCGACGAGAGTTCGAGGCCCCTCGTCCCCAGTCGCCGCACCCGAGGAGCATCGCCATGAAGACCCTGTTCACGTGGATGTCCATCGCTTTCGCCCTGTACGCGAGCACGCCGGCGCTGGCCGATTCACGGCATGACCCTCGTCCCAACCGCAACCCGGGCACGGTGGACCGGGCGAACCAGGAGCGCGCGGAGCGAGAACGGCGCGAGCGCGAGGCCCGGGAGCGCGCGGAACGGGAACGGCGCGAGCGCGAGGAGCGGGAGCGGCGTGAGCGCGCGGAGCGGGAACGGCGCGAACGCGAGGAGCGGGAGCGGCGTGAGCGCGAGGCCCGGGAGCGCGCGGAGCGGGAGCGGCGTGAGCGTGAGGCCCGGGAGCGCGCGGAGCGGGAGCGGCGCGAGCACGACGAGCGCGGACGGCGGGACCGCGATGACGGCGTGCACCGCGCCACCCCCGTGGATCGCCGTTGAGTGGCACGGCCCTTCGGCTCAGTCCCGAAGGACCTCGCTGCCCTCGCTCAAGCCCAGACCCCACACGAAGGCGAATGACAGGTGCACGCTCGAGTGGAAGGGCAGGTAGTGGACGAGCGACAACACATGGAAGCCCACGAAGGACAGCAGCGCGCCCGTGGCGGCCAGTGAACCCGCGCGGTGGCGGCGCAGGAGCGCCCGGGCCAGCAGCCCATGCACCGCCACCTGGAGGAGGAGGCCGAGCAGTCCTGTCTCCGCCCACGTCGTCAACCACAGGTTGTGCGAGTCCGTGGCCAGGAGATCCGTGATGTGCGTTTCGTCCTGCGAGCGCAGGGCCGCGGGCTTGTGGTTGCCAAAGCCCACGCCCACGAGCGGATGCGCGCCCACCAGCCGCCAGCCCACGGACATCGCCAGGGCGCGCTCGCCGCTGGCCACGTTCTCCAGCGCCCGGCTCGCGCGCTCGCTCCAGGCGGGCGTCACCAGCACCGCGATCACGAGCGCCGCGGCCACCACGAGCCCCACCCGGCGCGGGGTGCCCCGCATCAACACCAGCAGTGCCAGCACGCACACACCCACGGCCGCACCGAGCGCCGCCCGCGCGAAGGACACGTAGGTGGACAGGAGCAGGGCCACCACCACCCCACCCGCCACCACGCGCGCACGAGCCCGGCGAGTGCCCCCCAACACCGCCAGGGCGGGCCCGAGCACGGCGACCGCCCCATGCGCGAAGCGCAACCGGTGGAAGAAGAACCCCCCGGACGCGTAGTGGGGAGACTCCTCGGTGCCGAAGTTCTCGTGCAGCCGTCCCATATTCAGCTTGAGGAACGCGGGCGGCTCCCAGGACCAGGGCACGCGGTGCTGGTACAAACCGAGCGCCGCGGCCCCCACCCAACCGCACGCGACGAGGATCCCCAAGGTCCACCACGGGACGCCCAGCGTGCCGACGCACGCCACCGCCGCGCCCGCCACGGTGTCCAGGGTCTGCCCATAACGGGAGCCTCGCGGCCAACGCTCGGCCGCTCCCGTCAACAGGGCCACCGCGGGCGACACGAGCTGCCACAGGCACAGGGCACCACTCGCCACCACGTACGCCCGCACGTCGGGCGCCAGCCGCAACTGGCGGCTCACGGCCAGGCCCAACGCCAGCGCGACCGCCAGCACCGCCCCCGCCTGGAGCACGGCTTCCGCCAGGAACAGGCCCACCGCGTACAGGCAGAGCACGGCGGAGGCGAGGTGACGCAGGCGGGTGGCAAGGGGTGAAGCGGAGCCCATTCGGTCCTCGACGGCGGTCCAGTGAAAGAGCGTTCACCTCACCATACAGGACGGTACACGACAACCTCGGTCCTGGCCTCTTAGAAGGAGGCCTGGACCCGGTTGAAGAAGGCGATCTCCGTGGGACGATCGCCGCCGTCCGCCGCGCCACCCGAGAAGGCGGTGCGCTCCACGCTGAAGGTGAGGCGGGCGTTGCCGCTCAAGTACCAGTGGGCGACGGCGCCCCAGGACTGGGCCTCGTTGGCCGAGCGCGAGGGGTCCGCGTAGAGGGGGAAGGCCTTGGGATCGACGCGCAGCCCGGAGTAGCGGGCGCCGAGTTCCACCGCCCCCCAGTGTCCCTCGCTGGGGAGCAGCGAATGGAAGGGCTTCACGCCTTCGTAGGAGGCCTTGCCCCCGAAGAGCACGTAGGAGGCGGAGAGCTGCCAGGCGCCGTGGGTCAACCGGGCCTCATCCGAGCCACGCCGTACGTCTTGCGTGGAGGTGGCGTACTCGGCCATCACCCCGAGTGGGCCGTGGAAGTAATAGGCCTGGGGGGACAACCGGTAGTGCCGACCGCTGGCGACCACCGTGGCGTCCAGGGTGGTGCCGGTGAGATAGGTGAAGAACGTCTGCTGTCCTTCGGCACGAAGGGTGGGCTCCTGTGTGGCGCCCAGCGTGCCGTATTCGCTGCCGACGGTTCCGGCGAGACCCAGACCCAGACCCTTGAGCGCTTCCACCGTCGATTTCCGGAACGGATGCGCGAAGAGACGTCCCTCGAGTTCCACGTTGTCGTCGACGTTGAGATCCGCGGCACCACCGTCGGGCGAGCCGTTGAAGGCGCCCACGGCGTAGCTCAACACGCTCCCGGAGAGGTCACCGGAGAACTGGATGCCCACTTCCCGGTTGGGCACCAGGCTGGTGGGCAGAGCGAATTCAGGAAAGAGCATCGCCGTGACGGGCTGGAGCCGCTCGAGTCCCACGGGCGCTTTGAACTTGCCGACCCTCACCCGGAATTCGCGCACGGGGTGGAGCTCCACATAGCCGTCCTGAACGGGCTGGGCGTTGGGCGCCAGATCCATTTGGAGGCGGAAATCGACCAGTCCCGCGACCGTGCCCTCGAAGGTGGGCTGGAAACGGCGCAGCAGGAAGGTGTTGTTCCCAGCGCGCTCCTTGCCCTGGGCGAAGAAGCGGGCATCCGACTGGAGGATGCCGCGCAGCTTGAGCTGGTACTGCTTGTCCGCGCTCGAGAGCGAGAACCCCTCGGGCCCGGCGCTGAGGAGGGGCGGCGGAGTGGCGGCGGGAGCCGGCTCCTGCTGCGCCCAGACGCCTCCGGGCAAGGCCAGGCAGGCCGCGGTCAGGAGCGCACGGGAAAAGAGCTGGCGACGGGAACGTCCAAGGGGCCGCGACCTACGAATCGAAGCATTCATCGAGCCCCATGACGGAACGACGCTCCTCTCGGTTCCCCGGCCCACCTCAACGTGACCTTGTGCTCCAAGGGGCGCGGAGGTAGAGGCGACCGGCAAAGACGCCATGCACGACATCCTCGCCCTCGTGGGCTTCGCCCTGGCCCATTACGCGTTCCTGTTGATCCTGACCCTCGTGGCCTGGTTGCTCGGCTGCATCTTCCTCCAACGGCGGTGGTACACGTCGGGATGGGAGCACACGAGCCACGCCGCCACGCTGGGACTGGGCATGCTCACCCATGGCCTCTTCGTCCTGGGCAGCGTCGGGCTGCTCTACCGGAGCGCGGTGCTGGGCGGCGTGGCGCTCGCACTGGGCCTCGGCGTCAAGCGCTGGTGGCCCTGCGTCCTGGAAGGTGTGGCCACCCTCCGGGGGATGAAGCCGCTCCCGGTACTCGGCGGACTGCTCGTGCTCGGATTCTGCGTGCCCCTGTTGCTCACCCCATTGATTCCCCCGACGAGCTGGGACGCGACGGAGTACTACCTGCGCTGTGCGTGGCTGTTCGTGGATCAGCACCGCATCGTCCTCACCCCCACGCTGCGGATGGCGGTGTATCCGCACCTCAACACGATGCTGTTCACCCTGGGCTTGCTCTTCGCCGACGACCTGGCGGCCCAGCTCACCCAGCTTCTCGCCCTGCTGCTGACGGGAGCCGCCCTGATGGGAGCGGGCTCCCGGCTCTTCTCGGCCCGCGCCGGCGTGTGGGCCGCGGCCCTGACGATCGGCAGTCCCATCGCGATCTGGCTCGGCAGCGTGGCCTACATCGACATGGGCCTGACGCTCTTCCTGACCGTCGCCACCCTCACCGTCCTGCGCTGGTTCGAGCAGGGAGACCGGCACTGGCTGTTCTTGTCCGCGGCCTTCTTCGGCTTCGCCGCGAGCGCCAAGCACAACGCCTTCCCCCTCTTCGCGCTCGTGGGAGTCGTCGTGCTCTATGAAGCCTTCCGGCGGCGGCAGGTGGGGCACGCGATCCTCTTTGGACTGCTGGGACTCGCCGTGGCGGCTCCCTGGTACGTGCGCAACGCCTACTACACCGGCAATCCCTTCTTCCCCCTGCTGCCCCAGGTCTTCGGCTACTCGTACCTCAACGCCGGCGACATGGAGCGGTTCAACCTCGATCTCAACCTGTCACGGCGGCATGAACTGAAGGCGCTCCTGCAACTCCCCTGGCAGCTCACCTTCGAGCCGCACAAGGCTCGCGCCGAGGCCCCCCTGTCTCCCGGGTACCTGGCCGCCCTGCCCTTCCTGTTGGTGGGCGCCTGGAAGAATCGGTGGGTGCGCATCCTGCTGGCGCTGGTCGGCGTCCAGTTGGTCATCTGGCTCGCCTCCACCCAGCTCATCCGGCACTTGATGCCCACGCTGCCCCTGCTCAGTCTGGCCGTGGGAGGCGCGCTTCACCAGGTGCTGCCCTGGCGCATGGAAGCCAGCCCCCGGCTGCCTCGCGCCGTACTGGCCATTGGACTCGCCCTGCTCCTGCTCGTGCCCGCGAGGAACTTCGCCCGGCGGATGCTGCGTCAGACGGGAGGGCTCCCCGTCACCACCGAACAGCGCGAGCAGTTCCTGCTGCGCTCCCTGCCCACCTACGCCTCCTACAAGCTGCTCAACGAGACCCGGGGTCGCGATTACACGGTCTACGCCCTGCTCGATGAGAACATGGCCTACTTCGCGCAGGGCACCTTCCTGGGCGACCACTTCGGACCGGTGCGCTACGACGATCTGCTCAAGTCCGCCGGAAACGGGGAATTGCTGTACGCGGCCCTGCGCGGATTCGGCGCGGACCACTTCCTCGTCAACCGGACCCGGAACACGCACAACCTCCCCAATGACGATTTCTTCAACAGCCACTTCAAGCTGCTGCACGTGCAGCAGGATCACCTGCTCTACGCCCTGAGCGACCGGCCCTTGTCACTGGACTCCGGGCCGAACCTCGTGAGCAACCCCGGCTTCGACATGCTCGACAAGGGACAGCCGGTGGGGTGGAGCCGGGCGGGCAGCCCCGAGCTGGTGTCCACCGCCGAGGGGCAGTACGTGGCGAAGGGCCTGGGAGAGAGCAACGTCTTCCACCAGGAGATCCCCGTTCACGGAGGGCGGCAGTACCAGCTGTCCTTCCGGGCCCGCGGCGTCGGCGAGGAGCCGCGGAAGGCGAGACTCCAGGTGAACTGGATCACCGACAGCCGCCACTTCCTCCCCCCGGACATGGAAATCGTCGTCGTGGGTCCCGAGTGGAAGTCCTACACGATGCGGATGCTGTCCCCCGCCGAGGCCACGCGCGGCAGCATCCCCGCCACACCGCAAGGCGACCACGAGGTGCTGTTCGACGACTTCCGCCTCGTGGAGCTCACGGAGCGTTGATCGGACGCGCCACCAGACCCTGCAACCGCACCGTCCCGACCCCCAGCATCCAGCAGCCGAGCGCCACCTGGTGCAGCAGCGTGGCGAGCCACATGACGTTGGCGAAGGCCAACCCCGAGCCATTCACCACGGCGGCGGGGAGGAAGAGCGACAGGGCGATCTTCACGCCCGCCTGGAAGGTTCCCATCATCCCGGGCGCCGCGGGAATCATGCTGGTGAGCACCGTCACGCCGAGCACCACGAAGCTCTGGAACAAGTCCAACGACAGGGGCGAGCAACCGCTGCCCTGACCCTCGCAACCAAAGGCCTGGGCGAGCACCACGATGGCCAGGCCGTTGACGGCCCAGAGGACCACCGTCAGCAGCGCGGTGGACAGGAACTGGCCCGGGCCGGACACCTGACGCACGGCGCCGACGAAGGAGTCCATCAGCTCCGCCACGCGTCGGGCCAGACCGGGAGACACCCAGCCCACGAAGCGCTCCACGAGGCGCACCGCCAGCGCGCGCTGCCAGTACGCGAGCAGGAGCAACCCCCAGAGGCCCAGGAATCCCGCCAGCATCAGGTGCGTGCCCCAGCGCAGATAGCGCAAGGTGTCCGTGCCATCCCCGAGCCACACGAGCGCCACCTCCAACAGCAGCGCGACGGCCACGCCATCGATGATGCGCTCGAGCACCACCGAGGTGAGCGCGGCGCTCGCGCGAATGGAGGAGCGGCGGGAGATGAGCACGGGACGCGCGAACTCGCCGAGCCGCAGGGGCATCAGGACGAAGAGCATGTTGCCCACCGCGGTCGCCTCGTTGAGGTAGCGGAAGGGCACATGCTCGATGCCGGACAGCAGACGTCCCCACCGCCAGGCGCGCAGGAAGTGCACGCCCTGGAGCAGGAGCACGTGGGGCACCAGCCAGAGAAAATCCGCCATCCGCAAGCTGGCCCACAACTCCGCCCAGTGGGTGTCGCGAAAGGCCCAGCCCCCCACGATGAGCGTGAGCAGGACTCCCGGCATCAGCCGCAGCCAGAAACTCCGCCGCGAGGCGCTCGCCGCGGCGCCCTCCTCCACCCGGGTCGTGTCAGTAGGCATCGAAATCGAGCGCCCGGAAACGCAGTCGCGTCACGTCCAGGCTCGGCCGTTTGCCCGTGAGATCCCGGTAGATGAGGTTGAGGGGAGAGGGCCGCAGCCGCTCGGGCAGGGTCTGGTAGAGCGAGCGCGAGAAGCGGCGGCCCGGCTCCAGGCCCAGCCACAACCGGACGGGATTGAGCACGGGAAGGGCTCCGTCGCCACGCGCCGGGCAGAGCGCGGAGGGGAACTCCCCCAGCAGGGCCTGGATGCCATACCGGCCCGTGGAGGCCTCCACCTGACTGGACGGGCCGTGCATGCGCACCCGGTAGGCGCGGCTGGGGTTGCCCAGGCGCCACGCCAGCGTCGTCAGATCCCAGCTCACCTCGAAGCCGGGGGTGAACGTCTCGTCCAGGGGCGGCAGCGGACCCACGCCCAGCCGGGCCTCGAGCGGTGCCAGCAACTGAAAGCCCAGCTTGCGCGTGAAGCCGGGGGTGCTGTTGGCGTTGGCCACGCCGATCACGAAGGAGTACCCCTGCGCCGCCGCCTCCTCGTACGTCGCCTCGGCCAGCCGGGTGAAGAGCTTCTTGCCCTGGTGGTCGGGGTGGGTGGCGGTGTTGAGCGAGAGCACGCCTCGCTCGAGACGGCCATCCACCCGGGCACGCACGGGCAGCGTCACATAGTGCGCCGCGAGCGTCTGTCCCGCGAAGGCGTTGAAGCCCACGGCCTGCCCCACGGGGTTGAGCACGTACTGCCAGGAGAGGTAGGCCGGCGTGATGTGGGTGGCCGCGGGGAACACCTCGCGCAGCAGCCGGTGGTCGTCCAGGAGGGACGCCTCGGAGAGATCCAACTTCCGGAGATCATACATGGGAGGCCTGCCTTCCCGCGTCGGCGCGCGGGGCCGGGAATCCGGCGAGGGGAACACTGCGCTCGGTGAGAAGCGCCCGGGCCGCCTCGGCGCGCTGGGGCAGCGCCTCGAAGGGACCGAACTGGCGCAGCAGGGCCGCGAGCCGCTCCTCGGTGCGGCGCAACTGGAAGTAGTGGATGGTCCGGGCGACCACGGAGGTGTAGGGCAGATCGCGCGGTTGCTCGACGTCCAGTTCCCAAGGGTGGACGTAGAGCACCACGTTGCGGCCCGCCTTCACGTTGCGCTGGAGCAGCTGCTGGGTGACCCACAGCGGCAGGGCCCGCAGGTAGAAGCCGCCGCCAAAAGGCACCTTGAGGTTGCCGAAGAGCGCCACCGAGGGAGGAATCTCCACCAACCCCGGCGTGAGGGCGTAGGGGTCCACCGGTGCGTCCGGAATGCCGTAGAGGTGGTTCTTCGTCGGGAAGATGCTCGAATCCACCTCGAAGCCCGCCGCCTCGAGCCGCTCCACGGCCCAGAGTGACTCACGGGTGATGGACCAGCAAGGCGCGCGATAGGTCGTCACCGGCACGCCGCCCACGTCCTCCAAGCACTGACGTCCCTCGCGAATGGCCCGCTCGAAGGCGTCCGGCTGCTGCCGGTAGACGAGGCGGTGATCCAACCCGTGCAGCCCGATGTGGTGCCCGGCCGCCACGGCGCGCTGGA from Melittangium boletus DSM 14713 includes the following:
- a CDS encoding lysylphosphatidylglycerol synthase transmembrane domain-containing protein — protein: MPTDTTRVEEGAAASASRRSFWLRLMPGVLLTLIVGGWAFRDTHWAELWASLRMADFLWLVPHVLLLQGVHFLRAWRWGRLLSGIEHVPFRYLNEATAVGNMLFVLMPLRLGEFARPVLISRRSSIRASAALTSVVLERIIDGVAVALLLEVALVWLGDGTDTLRYLRWGTHLMLAGFLGLWGLLLLAYWQRALAVRLVERFVGWVSPGLARRVAELMDSFVGAVRQVSGPGQFLSTALLTVVLWAVNGLAIVVLAQAFGCEGQGSGCSPLSLDLFQSFVVLGVTVLTSMIPAAPGMMGTFQAGVKIALSLFLPAAVVNGSGLAFANVMWLATLLHQVALGCWMLGVGTVRLQGLVARPINAP
- a CDS encoding OprO/OprP family phosphate-selective porin is translated as MPGGVWAQQEPAPAATPPPLLSAGPEGFSLSSADKQYQLKLRGILQSDARFFAQGKERAGNNTFLLRRFQPTFEGTVAGLVDFRLQMDLAPNAQPVQDGYVELHPVREFRVRVGKFKAPVGLERLQPVTAMLFPEFALPTSLVPNREVGIQFSGDLSGSVLSYAVGAFNGSPDGGAADLNVDDNVELEGRLFAHPFRKSTVEALKGLGLGLAGTVGSEYGTLGATQEPTLRAEGQQTFFTYLTGTTLDATVVASGRHYRLSPQAYYFHGPLGVMAEYATSTQDVRRGSDEARLTHGAWQLSASYVLFGGKASYEGVKPFHSLLPSEGHWGAVELGARYSGLRVDPKAFPLYADPSRSANEAQSWGAVAHWYLSGNARLTFSVERTAFSGGAADGGDRPTEIAFFNRVQASF
- a CDS encoding cellulase family glycosylhydrolase is translated as MYRFLVGMGVLAMLGVAPEANARRAPETLTLSNKQLLINGKPFIAKGVNYHPVPRTGASNWPDDWTMNRAVAFSDLAKMKEMGVNTIRVYVLYDRLFQNWDEQNDPSTDPGRVDQSVLANYRAVLDEADRQGIYVIMNYFLPTGVDYRAGQQVKFNKDARTRHKLRFRNIINVFKNRTEFPMVLMWAFGNENNFEWNRGPLTSEAMFDFYGEAIREADQQADAAHPYTVVIGDNPQLDIHNTSLLNRAPLVDIWSINMYNTEQGFRNIIQGYSLNKPLLFTEFGYDACQHNKGCDFSNPEGRGSAEAQQQQALFYKSRWENAMLPNLSARSTTNKLLGGVVFEWNDEWWKDGSGPRDVHNTGGYANANLVPDCFMNEEWFGLSTALKEGETSGRYYRSAFSELKRMWSTLSLTSAE
- a CDS encoding GNAT family N-acetyltransferase, whose product is MYDLRKLDLSEASLLDDHRLLREVFPAATHITPAYLSWQYVLNPVGQAVGFNAFAGQTLAAHYVTLPVRARVDGRLERGVLSLNTATHPDHQGKKLFTRLAEATYEEAAAQGYSFVIGVANANSTPGFTRKLGFQLLAPLEARLGVGPLPPLDETFTPGFEVSWDLTTLAWRLGNPSRAYRVRMHGPSSQVEASTGRYGIQALLGEFPSALCPARGDGALPVLNPVRLWLGLEPGRRFSRSLYQTLPERLRPSPLNLIYRDLTGKRPSLDVTRLRFRALDFDAY
- a CDS encoding YkgJ family cysteine cluster protein, with product MSLETLCRACGLCCDGTLFARVPLSPTEVVPEDTLAVVTNDKGGRHVPQRCAALSGTVCQVYSQRPLACRRYECLLFGALRSGEVSLDEALAVVTKARTLLQEGAPAAVRDGYLSFHFGRRP
- a CDS encoding glycosyltransferase family 39 protein; translation: MHDILALVGFALAHYAFLLILTLVAWLLGCIFLQRRWYTSGWEHTSHAATLGLGMLTHGLFVLGSVGLLYRSAVLGGVALALGLGVKRWWPCVLEGVATLRGMKPLPVLGGLLVLGFCVPLLLTPLIPPTSWDATEYYLRCAWLFVDQHRIVLTPTLRMAVYPHLNTMLFTLGLLFADDLAAQLTQLLALLLTGAALMGAGSRLFSARAGVWAAALTIGSPIAIWLGSVAYIDMGLTLFLTVATLTVLRWFEQGDRHWLFLSAAFFGFAASAKHNAFPLFALVGVVVLYEAFRRRQVGHAILFGLLGLAVAAPWYVRNAYYTGNPFFPLLPQVFGYSYLNAGDMERFNLDLNLSRRHELKALLQLPWQLTFEPHKARAEAPLSPGYLAALPFLLVGAWKNRWVRILLALVGVQLVIWLASTQLIRHLMPTLPLLSLAVGGALHQVLPWRMEASPRLPRAVLAIGLALLLLVPARNFARRMLRQTGGLPVTTEQREQFLLRSLPTYASYKLLNETRGRDYTVYALLDENMAYFAQGTFLGDHFGPVRYDDLLKSAGNGELLYAALRGFGADHFLVNRTRNTHNLPNDDFFNSHFKLLHVQQDHLLYALSDRPLSLDSGPNLVSNPGFDMLDKGQPVGWSRAGSPELVSTAEGQYVAKGLGESNVFHQEIPVHGGRQYQLSFRARGVGEEPRKARLQVNWITDSRHFLPPDMEIVVVGPEWKSYTMRMLSPAEATRGSIPATPQGDHEVLFDDFRLVELTER
- a CDS encoding O-antigen ligase family protein, giving the protein MGSASPLATRLRHLASAVLCLYAVGLFLAEAVLQAGAVLAVALALGLAVSRQLRLAPDVRAYVVASGALCLWQLVSPAVALLTGAAERWPRGSRYGQTLDTVAGAAVACVGTLGVPWWTLGILVACGWVGAAALGLYQHRVPWSWEPPAFLKLNMGRLHENFGTEESPHYASGGFFFHRLRFAHGAVAVLGPALAVLGGTRRARARVVAGGVVVALLLSTYVSFARAALGAAVGVCVLALLVLMRGTPRRVGLVVAAALVIAVLVTPAWSERASRALENVASGERALAMSVGWRLVGAHPLVGVGFGNHKPAALRSQDETHITDLLATDSHNLWLTTWAETGLLGLLLQVAVHGLLARALLRRHRAGSLAATGALLSFVGFHVLSLVHYLPFHSSVHLSFAFVWGLGLSEGSEVLRD
- a CDS encoding polysaccharide deacetylase family protein, which produces MPASSRGRLFFTIDVEDWTADFPDMQGAPSRVAAPMHRLLDLLEAHQSRATLFFLVECARRHPEVLQRAVAAGHHIGLHGLDHRLVYRQQPDAFERAIREGRQCLEDVGGVPVTTYRAPCWSITRESLWAVERLEAAGFEVDSSIFPTKNHLYGIPDAPVDPYALTPGLVEIPPSVALFGNLKVPFGGGFYLRALPLWVTQQLLQRNVKAGRNVVLYVHPWELDVEQPRDLPYTSVVARTIHYFQLRRTEERLAALLRQFGPFEALPQRAEAARALLTERSVPLAGFPAPRADAGRQASHV
- a CDS encoding ATP-dependent DNA helicase, giving the protein MKTLFTWMSIAFALYASTPALADSRHDPRPNRNPGTVDRANQERAERERREREARERAERERREREERERRERAERERREREERERREREARERAERERREREARERAERERREHDERGRRDRDDGVHRATPVDRR